A region from the Misgurnus anguillicaudatus chromosome 7, ASM2758022v2, whole genome shotgun sequence genome encodes:
- the LOC129446973 gene encoding uncharacterized protein, whose amino-acid sequence MKKKSRDMSLIGQKMDSTFALRRKEIIHSEPPVSEILEKWPALFTESQIFAEFNRISGKNLRSEFYAALDKHTARFLEIFRKKGGTQGRTLDEILRQVDLKSSDVSCVRTAVLHGLPVLLGDDSDEFFKTCFDSDVDADFSQIDVGLLTVLHENMPARTPHALNTNAIREIILEGKFVMDDVRSLPHAVCLLFALIYALNLDYPKTMRNTFEFIQRVFLSLGGKNLKPKLQTLKNQLLT is encoded by the exons ATGAAAAAGAAGAGCCGAGACATGAGCCTCATTGGCCAAAAGATGGATAGTACATTTGCCCTGAGACGGAAGGAAATCATTCACTCTGAACCTCCTGTTTCTGAGATCTTGGAAAAATGGCCAGCACTTTTCACAGAAAGCCAG ATCTTTGCAGAATTCAATCGTATATCTGGCAAGAATCTGCGATCTGAATTCTATGCAGCACTGGACAAACACACTGCACGTTTCCTTGAAATTTTCCGGAAGAAAGGGGGAACTCAAGGACGAACACTTGATGAAATTTTACGTCAGGTTGATTTAAAG tcATCTGATGTATCTTGTGTGCGTACAGCTGTACTTCATGGACTTCCAGTTCTCCTGGGGGATGACTCGGATGAGTTTTTCAAGACGTGCTTT GATTCTGATGTAGATGCAGACTTCAGCCAAATTGATGTTGGCCTGCTTACAGTTCTACATGAAAACATGCCTGCCAGAACTCCACATGCACTCAACACTAACGCAATAAGGGAAATCATTCTGGAGGGAAAATTTGTCATGGACGATGTCCGAAGCTTGCCACATGCTGTATGTCTCCTTTTTGCTTTAATCTATGCTCTAAATTTAGACTACCCAAAGACAATGAGGAATACATTTGAATTTATTCAGAGGGTATTTCTGTCTTTAGGAGGTAAGAACCTGAAACCCAAACTCCAAACTCTAAAAAATCAGCTTTTAACCTAA